One stretch of Micromonospora echinospora DNA includes these proteins:
- a CDS encoding aldo/keto reductase has translation MDLDQPTLPLTGDVRIPLLGFGTWQATGEAGYEAVLNALDAGYRHLDTATMYGNEKEVGRAVKESGLRREDVFITTKLPPDRVGRERETIEASLAALDTDYVDLWLVHWPPSAPGDSIPVWREMLAARDANLARAVGVSNYSIGQLDELIQATEETPAVNQIRWSPSLYDRHTYAAHRDRGVALEGYSPFKTSDLSDPVLVRIAQAHDVSPAQVVLRWHIDHEIVVIPKSVTPERIRANFDVFGFSLTAEEMRDIDALAG, from the coding sequence ATGGACCTCGACCAGCCCACCCTTCCGCTCACCGGTGACGTCCGGATCCCGCTGCTCGGCTTCGGCACGTGGCAGGCCACCGGCGAGGCCGGCTACGAGGCCGTGCTCAACGCGCTGGACGCCGGTTACCGGCACCTGGACACCGCGACGATGTACGGCAACGAGAAGGAGGTGGGCCGGGCGGTCAAGGAGAGCGGGCTGCGCCGGGAGGACGTCTTCATCACCACCAAGCTCCCGCCGGACCGGGTGGGCCGGGAGCGGGAGACCATCGAGGCGAGCCTGGCCGCGCTGGACACCGACTACGTCGACCTGTGGCTGGTGCACTGGCCGCCGTCCGCGCCCGGCGACAGCATCCCGGTGTGGCGGGAGATGCTCGCGGCACGGGACGCGAACCTGGCTCGCGCCGTCGGGGTGAGCAACTACTCGATCGGGCAGCTCGACGAGCTGATCCAGGCCACCGAGGAGACGCCGGCGGTCAACCAGATCCGGTGGAGTCCGTCGCTGTACGACCGGCACACGTACGCCGCCCACCGGGACCGCGGGGTGGCGCTGGAGGGCTACAGCCCGTTCAAGACCAGCGACCTGTCCGACCCGGTGCTGGTCCGCATCGCCCAGGCGCACGACGTGTCGCCGGCCCAGGTGGTGCTGCGTTGGCACATCGACCACGAGATCGTGGTCATCCCGAAGTCGGTCACGCCGGAGCGCATCCGGGCCAACTTCGACGTGTTCGGGTTCTCGCTGACCGCCGAGGAGATGCGCGACATCGACGCGCTCGCCGGCTGA
- a CDS encoding beta family protein, with protein MSHLDGPSAALLAPVLDVPADAPSTVDSLTRLPDELLPAVDVSALPDAPEHDPIRWGVPLVPVIGLADSDRRLAAHGAAARAWTRHAVVRLRTGPDRSGPDAATAAAERVWRLTGLVPEQCDLLLDAGDVCCTADVRLAEPRVRRAAEWARRHAWRSVTVAAGGMPPALSRLPVDEPVRLDRYDWSLWQRLADLDLGYGDYGVSCAVRGADEPGDRVPTLRWATDDAWWVYRWSRRGGRGDERFADLCRTVTAAPHWPPAGAGFSWGDHEIVRRARRGAGAGSPANWIAWSTSHHLAQVLAALVRPERDQRGRAWWAEPDAPERGRTGRSPRGGESHRAG; from the coding sequence TTGTCCCATCTCGACGGACCCTCCGCCGCGCTGCTCGCACCGGTTCTCGACGTTCCGGCGGACGCACCGTCCACGGTGGACTCGCTCACGCGACTGCCCGACGAACTGCTGCCCGCCGTCGACGTGTCGGCGCTTCCGGACGCCCCGGAACACGATCCGATCCGCTGGGGCGTACCGCTGGTGCCGGTCATCGGTCTCGCGGACAGCGACCGGCGGCTTGCCGCGCACGGCGCTGCGGCGCGGGCCTGGACCCGCCACGCGGTCGTCCGGTTGCGCACCGGGCCGGACCGCAGCGGGCCGGACGCGGCGACGGCTGCGGCGGAGCGGGTGTGGCGGCTGACCGGCCTGGTACCGGAGCAGTGCGACCTGCTGCTCGACGCGGGGGACGTGTGCTGCACCGCCGACGTCCGGCTGGCCGAGCCACGGGTGCGACGCGCGGCGGAATGGGCCCGGCGGCACGCCTGGCGTTCGGTGACGGTGGCGGCCGGCGGGATGCCGCCGGCCCTGTCCCGGCTCCCGGTGGACGAGCCGGTCCGGCTGGACCGTTACGACTGGTCGCTCTGGCAGCGCCTGGCCGACCTGGACCTCGGATACGGCGACTACGGCGTGAGCTGCGCGGTACGCGGCGCGGACGAACCGGGCGACCGGGTGCCCACGCTGCGCTGGGCCACCGACGACGCGTGGTGGGTCTACCGCTGGTCGCGGCGCGGCGGGCGGGGCGACGAGCGCTTCGCCGACCTCTGCCGCACCGTGACTGCCGCTCCCCACTGGCCGCCCGCCGGAGCCGGCTTCTCCTGGGGCGACCACGAGATCGTCCGGCGGGCCCGGCGCGGCGCGGGCGCGGGTTCGCCGGCCAACTGGATCGCGTGGAGCACCTCACACCACCTGGCGCAGGTGCTGGCCGCACTGGTCCGACCGGAACGGGACCAGCGCGGCCGGGCGTGGTGGGCCGAGCCGGACGCCCCGGAACGGGGACGCACCGGCCGCTCGCCGCGTGGCGGGGAGTCCCACCGCGCCGGCTGA
- a CDS encoding cupin domain-containing protein, with protein sequence MEHFTIATVAEKSPDFRRVLWTGEHTQLVIMTIPPGGEIGEEVHEGIDQILTFVSGTGEARVAGEKKEVVSGDLVVVPAGTKHNFVNTGPNPLVLYTVYGPPEHADGAVHKTKEEADAAEEAGEDEPPTS encoded by the coding sequence ATGGAGCATTTCACGATCGCGACAGTCGCCGAGAAGAGTCCCGACTTCCGCCGCGTGCTCTGGACCGGGGAGCACACCCAGCTGGTCATCATGACCATTCCGCCGGGCGGCGAGATCGGCGAGGAGGTCCACGAGGGCATCGACCAGATCCTCACGTTCGTCAGCGGCACCGGCGAGGCGCGGGTGGCCGGGGAGAAGAAGGAGGTCGTCTCCGGCGACCTCGTCGTCGTCCCGGCCGGCACGAAGCACAACTTCGTCAACACCGGGCCGAATCCGCTGGTGCTCTACACCGTCTACGGCCCGCCGGAGCACGCCGACGGCGCGGTGCACAAGACGAAGGAGGAGGCGGACGCCGCCGAGGAGGCCGGCGAGGACGAGCCGCCCACCTCCTGA
- a CDS encoding threonine synthase produces MHLTHLECPRCGREHQADVLQNLCGCGSPLLARYDLAAVAATVAPEQFGLRPADLWRYRELLPVADPRCVTTLGEGWTPMWRAPAYGHEIGIADLIVKDEGLTPTGSFKARGASVGVSRARELGVERIAMPTNGNAGAAWATYAARAGMSATIAMPLAAPTICREECLAAGADLRLIDGLINDAGRDIAELIAGSDGRIFDAGTLREPYRLEGKKTMGYEIVEQLGWQVPDVIVYPTGGGVGLIGIHKALHELRELGWVEDRLPRLVAVQSTGCAPIVRAFAAGEDRVTPWTDARTVAFGITVPAPLGDELILSALRESAGTAIAVDDAEILTDLRDFAAREGLLLCPEGAACLTAARHLRAGGWIRPGERVVVLNTGAGLKYPGLVHSGAPG; encoded by the coding sequence GTGCACCTGACGCACCTGGAGTGCCCGCGCTGCGGGCGCGAACATCAGGCCGACGTGTTGCAGAACCTGTGCGGCTGCGGCTCGCCGCTGCTGGCCCGCTACGACCTCGCCGCGGTGGCCGCCACCGTCGCCCCGGAGCAGTTCGGGCTGCGCCCGGCCGACCTGTGGCGCTACCGGGAGCTGCTGCCGGTGGCCGACCCCCGGTGCGTCACCACGCTCGGCGAGGGCTGGACGCCGATGTGGCGCGCGCCCGCGTACGGCCACGAGATCGGCATCGCGGATCTGATCGTCAAGGACGAAGGGCTGACCCCGACCGGGTCGTTCAAGGCCCGCGGCGCGTCGGTGGGCGTGAGCCGGGCCCGGGAGCTGGGCGTGGAGCGGATCGCCATGCCGACGAACGGCAACGCCGGCGCGGCCTGGGCGACGTACGCGGCGCGGGCCGGGATGAGCGCGACGATCGCCATGCCGCTGGCCGCGCCGACCATCTGCCGGGAGGAGTGCCTCGCCGCCGGCGCCGACCTGCGGCTGATCGACGGCCTGATCAACGACGCGGGCCGGGACATCGCCGAGCTGATCGCCGGCTCGGACGGGCGGATCTTCGACGCCGGCACGCTGCGCGAGCCGTACCGCCTGGAGGGCAAGAAGACCATGGGGTACGAGATCGTCGAACAGCTCGGGTGGCAGGTGCCCGACGTGATCGTCTACCCGACCGGCGGGGGCGTCGGGCTGATCGGCATCCACAAGGCGCTGCACGAGCTGCGCGAACTGGGCTGGGTGGAGGACCGGCTGCCCCGCCTGGTAGCGGTGCAGTCCACCGGATGCGCGCCGATCGTCCGGGCGTTCGCGGCCGGCGAGGACCGGGTCACCCCGTGGACGGACGCGCGCACCGTCGCGTTCGGCATCACCGTGCCCGCCCCGCTCGGCGACGAGCTGATCCTGTCCGCGCTGCGCGAGAGCGCCGGCACCGCGATCGCTGTGGACGACGCGGAGATCCTCACCGACCTGCGTGACTTCGCCGCCCGGGAAGGGCTGCTGCTCTGCCCGGAGGGCGCGGCCTGCCTGACCGCTGCCCGGCACCTGCGGGCCGGTGGCTGGATCCGCCCCGGCGAGCGCGTGGTGGTGCTGAACACCGGCGCCGGGTTGAAGTACCCGGGCCTGGTGCACAGCGGGGCCCCCGGCTGA
- a CDS encoding DNA polymerase ligase N-terminal domain-containing protein has product MADRLDEYRRKRDAARTPEPVPERASGRKRSARRAPRFVIQQHHARSLHWDLRLEHDGVLASWAVPRGLPRDPGRNHLAVHTEDHPMEYLTFHGEIPAGEYGGGRMTVHDTGTYRAEKWRDDEVIVVLDGERTKGRYVLFATGGRGRDWMIRRTDPAPQGWTPMPELVRPMLPAEGGRLPRDAAAWGYELRWAGVRAMAYVSGGRLRLLDGDDTEVTGSYPWLRAMAEALAPAEAVLDGVLVRIDPAGRVRPPTRRDGQFLAVDLLWLEGVPSLDVPYAQRRDLLDGLALAGPHWQTPPWFPGVGADALRAAREQGLPGVVAKRLDSPYEPGRRSRHWLSIDAS; this is encoded by the coding sequence ATGGCGGACCGGCTGGACGAGTACCGGCGGAAACGGGACGCCGCGCGTACCCCGGAACCGGTGCCCGAGCGGGCGTCCGGCCGGAAGCGGTCCGCGCGGCGCGCGCCCCGCTTCGTCATCCAGCAGCACCACGCCCGGAGCCTGCACTGGGACCTGCGCCTGGAGCACGACGGCGTGCTCGCCTCCTGGGCGGTGCCGCGCGGCCTGCCCCGCGACCCGGGCCGCAACCACCTCGCCGTGCACACCGAGGACCACCCGATGGAATACCTCACGTTCCACGGGGAGATCCCGGCCGGCGAGTACGGCGGCGGGCGGATGACCGTGCACGACACCGGCACCTACCGGGCCGAGAAGTGGCGCGACGACGAGGTGATCGTGGTGCTCGACGGCGAGCGCACGAAGGGGCGGTACGTGCTGTTCGCCACCGGCGGGCGGGGCCGCGACTGGATGATCAGGCGCACCGACCCGGCGCCGCAGGGCTGGACGCCGATGCCCGAGCTGGTCCGCCCGATGCTGCCCGCCGAGGGTGGGCGGCTGCCGCGCGACGCCGCCGCCTGGGGGTACGAGCTGCGCTGGGCGGGGGTGCGCGCGATGGCGTACGTCTCCGGCGGCCGGCTGCGGCTGCTCGACGGCGACGACACCGAGGTCACCGGGTCGTACCCCTGGCTGCGGGCGATGGCCGAGGCGCTGGCCCCGGCCGAGGCGGTGCTCGACGGCGTGCTGGTCCGCATCGACCCGGCCGGGCGGGTCCGGCCGCCGACCCGGCGCGACGGGCAGTTCCTCGCCGTCGACCTGCTCTGGCTGGAGGGCGTGCCGAGCCTCGACGTGCCGTACGCGCAACGCCGTGACCTGCTCGACGGTCTGGCGCTCGCCGGTCCGCACTGGCAGACTCCGCCGTGGTTCCCGGGAGTCGGTGCGGACGCCCTGCGGGCCGCCCGTGAGCAGGGGCTCCCGGGAGTGGTGGCCAAGCGCCTCGACTCCCCGTACGAGCCGGGCCGGCGCAGCCGGCACTGGCTGAGCATCGACGCGAGCTGA